In Kitasatospora sp. NA04385, a single genomic region encodes these proteins:
- a CDS encoding biotin carboxylase N-terminal domain-containing protein: protein MRKVLIANRGEIAVRVARACRDAGIASVAVYAEPDRDALHVRAADEAYALGGDTPATSYLDIAKVLKAAADSGADAIHPGYGFLSENADFAQAVLDAGLTWIGPPPQAIRDLGDKVTARHVAQRAGAPLVAGTPEPVSGADEVTAFAAEHGLPVAIKAAFGGGGRGLKVARTLEEIPELYESAVREAVAAFGRGECFVEQYLDKPRHVETQCLADQHGNVVVVSTRDCSLQRRHQKLVEEAPAPFLTPEQNAELYRASKAILREAGYVGAGTCEFLVSQDGLISFLEVNTRLQVEHPVSEEVTGLDLVREMFRIADGEPLGYDDPEIRGHSFEFRINGEDPGRGFLPAPGTVTLFAPPSGPGVRLDAGVESGSVIGPAWDSLLAKLIVSGATRQQALQRAKRALEEFKVDGMATAIPFHQTVVTDPAFAPELTGSTRPFDVHTRWIETEFQNTIPAFTGTGAESEEPEGRETLVVVEVGGKRIEVTLPSSLGVAPAPAAGASGAAGAAKAKRRTGTAKAASTASGDTLASPMQGTIVKVAVEEGQVVAEGELVVVLEAMKMEQPLNAHKAGTIVGLTAQIGASVSSGAALCEIKDA from the coding sequence ATGCGCAAGGTGCTCATCGCCAACCGCGGAGAAATCGCCGTCCGCGTCGCCCGGGCCTGCCGGGACGCGGGAATCGCCAGCGTCGCCGTGTACGCGGAGCCTGACCGGGACGCGCTGCACGTACGGGCCGCCGACGAGGCCTACGCGCTCGGCGGCGACACCCCCGCCACCAGCTACCTGGACATCGCCAAGGTCCTCAAAGCCGCCGCCGACTCCGGCGCCGACGCCATCCACCCCGGCTACGGCTTCCTCTCCGAGAACGCCGACTTCGCCCAAGCCGTCCTCGACGCAGGCCTGACCTGGATCGGCCCGCCCCCGCAGGCCATCCGCGACCTCGGCGACAAGGTCACCGCCCGCCACGTCGCCCAACGCGCCGGCGCCCCCCTGGTCGCCGGCACCCCCGAACCCGTCTCCGGCGCCGACGAAGTCACCGCCTTCGCCGCCGAACACGGCCTGCCCGTCGCCATCAAGGCCGCCTTCGGCGGCGGCGGCCGCGGCCTCAAGGTCGCCCGCACCCTCGAAGAGATCCCCGAACTCTACGAATCCGCCGTCCGCGAAGCCGTCGCCGCGTTCGGCCGCGGTGAGTGCTTCGTCGAGCAGTACCTCGACAAGCCCCGCCACGTCGAAACCCAGTGCCTGGCCGACCAGCACGGCAACGTCGTCGTCGTCTCCACCCGCGACTGCTCGCTCCAGCGCCGCCACCAGAAGCTGGTCGAGGAAGCCCCCGCGCCGTTCCTCACCCCCGAGCAGAACGCCGAGCTCTACCGCGCCTCCAAGGCCATCCTCCGCGAAGCCGGCTACGTCGGCGCCGGCACCTGCGAATTCCTCGTCTCCCAGGACGGCCTCATCTCCTTCCTCGAGGTCAACACCCGCCTCCAGGTCGAACACCCCGTCTCCGAAGAAGTCACCGGCCTCGACCTGGTCCGCGAGATGTTCCGCATCGCCGACGGCGAACCCCTCGGCTACGACGACCCCGAAATCCGCGGCCACTCCTTCGAGTTCCGCATCAACGGCGAAGACCCCGGCCGCGGCTTCCTCCCCGCCCCCGGCACCGTCACCCTCTTCGCCCCGCCGTCCGGCCCCGGCGTCCGCCTCGACGCCGGCGTCGAATCCGGCTCCGTCATCGGCCCCGCCTGGGACTCCCTGCTCGCCAAGCTGATCGTCTCGGGCGCCACCCGCCAGCAGGCCCTCCAGCGCGCCAAGCGCGCCCTGGAGGAATTCAAGGTCGACGGCATGGCCACCGCCATCCCCTTCCACCAGACCGTCGTCACCGACCCCGCCTTCGCCCCCGAACTCACCGGCTCCACCCGGCCGTTCGACGTCCACACCCGGTGGATCGAGACCGAGTTCCAGAACACCATCCCCGCCTTCACCGGCACCGGCGCCGAGAGCGAGGAGCCCGAGGGCCGCGAGACCCTGGTCGTCGTCGAGGTCGGCGGCAAGCGCATCGAGGTGACCCTGCCGTCCTCCCTCGGCGTCGCCCCCGCTCCCGCCGCGGGCGCATCGGGCGCGGCGGGCGCGGCGAAGGCCAAGCGCCGCACCGGCACCGCGAAGGCCGCCTCCACCGCTTCCGGCGACACCCTGGCCTCGCCCATGCAGGGCACCATCGTCAAGGTCGCCGTCGAGGAGGGCCAGGTCGTCGCCGAAGGCGAACTCGTCGTCGTCCTCGAAGCCATGAAGATGGAACAGCCCCTCAACGCCCACAAGGCCGGCACCATCGTCGGCCTCACCGCCCAGATCGGCGCCTCCGTCTCCAGCGGCGCCGCCCTCTGCGAGATCAAGGACGCCTGA
- a CDS encoding glycosyltransferase → MEFTEQVGPLRLVVTGGGTGGHTYPALTAVRALQARLAAQGRAVDVLWVGTAAGLEARVAPAEGIRFEPVATGKIRRSSNPLKLVSPANVRDMFRVPLGAWQARSLIARFAPDVVLATGGYVAVPVGLAARSCGAPLVVHEQTVRLGLANRVLARAATRVAVSSESTLPLLPKSARGGAAVTGNPVRPAVLAGRADKAVTALDLYGFDRSRPTVYVTGGAQGSVQINNLVSAILPDLLDRANVVHQCGPANEAALRGPAAALPPHLAGRYLLTGYLGAELPDVLALADVVVSRSGAGTLAELTALGKAAVFVPLASSAGNEQAHNATHLQRSGAATALLGTPTPDDLRAALAPLLADPLRREAMAARSREHGRPDAAERLVDVLLSVVGTRR, encoded by the coding sequence ATGGAGTTCACTGAGCAGGTCGGCCCCCTGCGCCTGGTGGTCACGGGCGGCGGCACGGGCGGGCACACCTACCCCGCGCTGACGGCGGTACGGGCGCTGCAGGCCCGGCTGGCCGCGCAGGGACGGGCGGTGGACGTGCTGTGGGTGGGCACCGCGGCGGGGCTGGAGGCCCGGGTCGCACCCGCCGAGGGGATCCGGTTCGAACCGGTCGCGACCGGGAAGATCCGGCGCTCCTCGAACCCGCTGAAGCTGGTCTCCCCGGCGAACGTCCGAGACATGTTCCGGGTGCCGCTGGGCGCCTGGCAGGCCAGGTCGCTGATCGCCCGGTTCGCGCCGGACGTGGTGCTGGCCACCGGCGGGTACGTGGCGGTGCCGGTGGGCCTGGCGGCCCGCTCGTGCGGGGCCCCGCTGGTGGTGCACGAGCAGACGGTGCGCCTCGGGCTGGCGAACAGGGTGCTGGCCCGCGCGGCGACCCGGGTCGCGGTGTCCTCGGAATCCACCCTGCCGCTGCTGCCGAAGTCCGCCCGGGGCGGCGCCGCGGTGACCGGCAACCCGGTGCGTCCGGCGGTGCTGGCCGGACGGGCCGACAAGGCGGTGACGGCGCTGGACCTGTACGGGTTCGACCGCTCGCGGCCGACCGTGTACGTCACGGGCGGCGCCCAGGGCTCGGTGCAGATCAACAACCTGGTCTCGGCGATCCTGCCGGACCTGCTGGACCGGGCCAACGTCGTCCACCAGTGCGGCCCGGCCAACGAGGCGGCCCTGCGCGGCCCGGCCGCCGCCCTGCCCCCGCACCTGGCCGGCCGCTACCTGCTGACCGGCTACCTCGGCGCCGAACTCCCGGACGTGCTGGCCCTCGCGGACGTGGTGGTCAGCCGCAGCGGCGCCGGCACCCTGGCCGAGCTCACCGCCCTCGGCAAGGCCGCCGTCTTCGTCCCGCTCGCCTCCTCGGCCGGCAACGAGCAGGCCCACAACGCCACCCACCTCCAGCGGTCCGGCGCCGCCACCGCCCTCCTCGGCACCCCCACCCCCGACGACCTCCGGGCGGCCCTGGCCCCACTGCTGGCCGACCCGCTCCGCCGCGAGGCCATGGCCGCCCGCTCCCGCGAACACGGCCGCCCGGACGCGGCGGAGCGCCTGGTCGACGTCCTGCTCTCGGTGGTCGGGACCAGGCGCTGA
- a CDS encoding acyl-CoA carboxylase subunit beta, producing MGARSTGTEDLATRNGTAPDADGARARTAELHELREQVRRGPSEQATEAQHAKGKLTARERIDLLLDEGSFHEVEPLRRHRAQGFGLEGKKPHTDGVIVGWGTVHGRTVFTYAHDFRIFGGALGEAHAQKIHKIMDMAIAAGAPLVSLNDGAGARIQEGVTALAGYGGIFQRNTRASGVIPQISVMLGPCAGGAAYSPALTDFVFMVRETSQMFITGPDVVQAVTGEKITQNGLGGADVHSAVSGVSHFAYDDEQSCIEEVRYLLSLLPQNNREMPPVVAADDPVERRNDTLLDLVPADGNRPYDMRKVIEEIVDHGEFLEVHERWATNVICALARIDGHVVGLIANQPQSLAGVLDINASEKAARFVQMCDAFNIPLVTMLDVPGFLPGVDQEHDGIIRHGAKLLYAYCNATVPRIQLILRKAYGGAYIVMDSRSIGADLSYAWPTNEIAVMGAEGAANVIFRRDINTADNPDDMRAQKIKEYKNELMHPYYAAERGLVDDVIDPSETRAVLAHALAMLRTKHADLPSRKHGNPPQ from the coding sequence ATGGGCGCACGATCGACCGGCACGGAAGACCTGGCGACGCGGAACGGCACCGCGCCGGACGCGGACGGCGCACGGGCGCGGACGGCGGAACTGCACGAGCTGCGTGAGCAGGTCCGCCGCGGGCCGAGCGAGCAGGCCACCGAGGCGCAGCACGCGAAGGGCAAGCTGACCGCGCGGGAGCGGATCGATCTGCTGTTGGACGAGGGTTCGTTCCACGAGGTGGAGCCGTTGCGGCGTCACCGGGCGCAGGGTTTCGGCCTGGAGGGGAAGAAGCCGCACACCGACGGTGTGATCGTGGGGTGGGGCACGGTGCACGGGCGCACGGTGTTCACCTATGCGCACGATTTCCGGATCTTCGGGGGTGCGCTGGGTGAGGCGCACGCGCAGAAGATCCACAAGATCATGGACATGGCCATCGCGGCGGGTGCGCCGCTGGTGTCGCTGAACGACGGCGCCGGCGCCCGCATCCAGGAGGGCGTCACCGCGCTGGCCGGCTACGGCGGCATCTTCCAGCGCAACACCCGCGCTTCCGGGGTGATCCCGCAGATCTCGGTGATGCTCGGTCCCTGCGCCGGCGGCGCCGCCTACAGCCCCGCGCTGACCGACTTCGTGTTCATGGTCCGCGAGACCTCGCAGATGTTCATCACCGGCCCCGACGTCGTCCAGGCCGTCACCGGCGAGAAGATCACCCAGAACGGCCTCGGCGGCGCCGACGTCCACTCCGCCGTCTCCGGCGTCTCCCACTTCGCCTACGACGACGAACAATCCTGCATCGAGGAAGTCCGCTACCTGCTCTCCCTCCTCCCGCAGAACAACCGCGAGATGCCCCCCGTCGTCGCCGCCGACGACCCCGTCGAGCGCCGCAACGACACCCTCCTCGACCTCGTCCCCGCCGACGGCAACCGCCCCTACGACATGCGCAAGGTCATCGAGGAGATCGTCGACCACGGCGAGTTCCTCGAAGTCCACGAACGCTGGGCCACCAACGTCATCTGCGCCCTCGCCCGCATCGACGGCCACGTCGTGGGACTCATCGCCAACCAGCCCCAGTCCCTGGCCGGCGTCCTGGACATCAACGCCTCCGAGAAGGCCGCCCGCTTCGTCCAGATGTGCGACGCCTTCAACATCCCCCTGGTCACCATGCTCGACGTCCCCGGCTTCCTGCCCGGCGTCGACCAGGAACACGACGGCATCATCCGCCACGGCGCCAAACTCCTCTACGCCTACTGCAACGCCACCGTCCCCCGCATCCAGCTCATCCTCCGCAAGGCCTACGGCGGCGCCTACATCGTCATGGACTCCCGCTCCATCGGCGCCGACCTCTCCTACGCCTGGCCCACCAACGAGATCGCCGTCATGGGCGCCGAAGGCGCCGCCAACGTCATCTTCCGCCGCGACATCAACACCGCCGACAACCCCGACGACATGCGCGCCCAGAAGATCAAGGAATACAAGAACGAACTGATGCACCCGTACTACGCGGCCGAACGCGGCCTCGTCGACGACGTCATCGACCCCAGCGAAACCCGAGCCGTCCTCGCCCACGCACTCGCCATGCTCCGCACCAAGCACGCCGACCTGCCCAGCCGCAAACACGGCAACCCGCCGCAGTGA
- a CDS encoding basic amino acid/polyamine antiporter → MATEETVREPAVGAAKLALPTLTMMVIGSMVGAGVFSLPGRFAQETGVLGALVAWLIAGTGMLMLALVFQLLAVRRPKLDAGVYAYAKAGFGEYLGFFSAFGYWASACVGNVTYWVLIMSTVGALVPALGDGDTALAVVLSSAGLWGFFLLVRRGVREAAMINRIVTVAKLVPILVFIVLALFCFEPDVFADNFQGASYTGSLYDQVHGTMLATVFVFLGVEGASVYSRHAKRRSDVGRATVLGFLSVFAVFASVTIVSYGLLPMGEIAELRQPSMAGVLEAAVGTWGKVLVSVGLIVSVLGAYLAWTLMAAEVLFVAAKDEDMPRFLARATDGDVPVPALLLTTALSQVMLVVTVFSDDAFDFALDLTSTLSLIPYLLAAGYAVLVARQDRAAFGVWLTAGLATLYTAFLVYAAGWAYLLVSFIIYAPATVLFVMARREQGRRLFSPREGVVLVVSVAGAVLGVVALAAGWISL, encoded by the coding sequence GTGGCGACGGAGGAGACGGTCCGGGAGCCGGCGGTCGGCGCGGCGAAACTGGCGCTGCCGACGCTGACCATGATGGTGATCGGCTCGATGGTCGGCGCGGGGGTCTTCTCGCTGCCGGGGCGGTTCGCGCAGGAGACCGGCGTGCTGGGCGCACTGGTCGCCTGGCTGATCGCCGGCACGGGCATGCTGATGCTGGCGCTGGTGTTCCAACTGCTGGCGGTGCGGCGGCCGAAGCTGGACGCGGGCGTGTACGCGTACGCGAAGGCCGGTTTCGGCGAGTACCTGGGCTTCTTCTCGGCGTTCGGCTACTGGGCGAGCGCCTGCGTCGGCAACGTGACGTACTGGGTGCTGATCATGTCGACCGTCGGGGCGCTCGTCCCGGCGCTCGGGGACGGGGACACGGCGCTGGCGGTGGTCCTCTCCTCGGCCGGGCTGTGGGGGTTCTTCCTGCTGGTGCGGCGCGGCGTGAGGGAGGCCGCGATGATCAACCGGATCGTCACGGTCGCCAAGCTGGTGCCGATCCTGGTGTTCATCGTGCTGGCCCTGTTCTGCTTCGAGCCGGACGTGTTCGCCGACAACTTCCAGGGCGCGTCCTACACGGGCTCGCTGTACGACCAGGTGCACGGGACGATGCTGGCCACCGTGTTCGTGTTCCTCGGCGTGGAGGGCGCGAGCGTCTACTCCCGCCACGCGAAGCGGCGTTCGGACGTCGGCCGGGCCACCGTGCTCGGCTTCCTGAGCGTCTTCGCGGTGTTCGCCTCGGTGACGATCGTGTCGTACGGCCTGCTGCCGATGGGCGAGATCGCCGAGCTGCGGCAGCCGTCGATGGCGGGCGTGCTGGAGGCGGCGGTCGGCACCTGGGGGAAGGTGCTGGTCAGCGTCGGCCTGATCGTCTCGGTGCTGGGCGCGTACCTGGCGTGGACGCTGATGGCCGCCGAGGTGCTGTTCGTCGCCGCCAAGGACGAGGACATGCCGCGCTTCCTGGCCCGCGCCACCGACGGGGACGTGCCGGTGCCGGCACTGCTGCTGACCACCGCGCTGTCACAGGTGATGCTGGTGGTGACGGTGTTCTCCGACGACGCCTTCGACTTCGCCCTCGACCTGACCAGCACGCTCAGCCTGATCCCCTACCTGCTGGCCGCCGGGTACGCGGTGCTGGTGGCCCGTCAGGACCGCGCCGCCTTCGGGGTGTGGCTGACGGCCGGGCTGGCCACGCTGTACACCGCCTTCCTGGTGTACGCGGCGGGCTGGGCGTACCTTCTGGTGTCGTTCATCATCTACGCCCCCGCGACGGTGCTGTTCGTGATGGCCCGGCGGGAGCAGGGGCGGCGGCTGTTCTCGCCGCGCGAGGGGGTGGTGCTGGTGGTGTCGGTGGCGGGGGCGGTGCTGGGGGTGGTGGCGCTGGCTGCGGGGTGGATCAGCCTGTGA
- a CDS encoding serine/threonine-protein kinase, giving the protein MHGARLDGRYRLESVLGSGGMGKVWRAFDERVGRPVAVKLLTNADAASASVERFAAEARAAGNLSSPHIVTIHDFGRTGPEDGRAPFLVMEFLDGRSLDEVVSRGGLPPVPDALEWTRQVCTGLASAHRAGLVHRDIKPANVMLLPDGTVKILDFGIAKHLYEDLALTGTGHAVGTAAYMAPEQARGDRSIGPAADLYAVGCLLHTLLVGRPPFTGAPLAVLHQHLTRQPEAPGRHRAAIPAAVDRLVLHLLEKEPADRPADTAEVIEAITILLETGLRSRRSEPPRAAPRSLHVAETETAVRAEPAGPFPPTVLDAPPADAPPADAPPADPPAVPRVGRVPARRGPEPAEGEPAEVEPSEGEPEFETEGAPEGGGEAPAKKPSMASGRSALVGAVLICVQLVALAAWSVLWAVPVSLLAFFGLVFLIEVDGAGTEGDESMAGCFVALGAGTFSALLLLFASPLSWWAALPLGCATGPALWGAQRPLVRWLGRALIRRRADVQGAVGVGLVNGAVATGLLTGTRAPALLTVLLGLFVWVAASGALTLLLPLHRPAGDGDDRPARAGKHR; this is encoded by the coding sequence ATGCACGGAGCAAGACTGGACGGCCGGTACCGCCTGGAGTCGGTCCTGGGTTCCGGCGGGATGGGCAAGGTGTGGCGGGCCTTCGACGAACGGGTCGGCCGGCCGGTGGCGGTGAAGCTGCTGACCAACGCCGATGCGGCCTCCGCCAGCGTCGAGCGGTTCGCCGCCGAGGCCAGGGCCGCGGGCAATCTCAGCAGCCCGCACATCGTGACCATCCACGACTTCGGGCGCACCGGCCCCGAGGACGGCCGCGCGCCGTTCCTCGTCATGGAGTTCCTCGACGGCCGCTCGCTGGACGAGGTGGTCTCCCGGGGCGGCCTGCCGCCGGTCCCGGACGCCCTGGAGTGGACCCGGCAGGTGTGCACCGGGCTGGCCTCCGCCCACCGCGCGGGCCTCGTCCACCGGGACATCAAGCCGGCGAACGTCATGCTCCTGCCCGACGGCACGGTCAAGATCCTCGACTTCGGGATCGCCAAGCACCTGTACGAGGACCTCGCGCTCACCGGCACCGGTCACGCCGTCGGCACCGCCGCCTACATGGCCCCCGAGCAGGCCCGGGGCGACCGCAGCATCGGGCCCGCCGCCGACCTCTACGCCGTCGGCTGCCTGCTGCACACCCTCCTGGTCGGCCGACCGCCCTTCACCGGCGCGCCGCTGGCCGTCCTCCACCAGCACCTGACCCGGCAGCCCGAAGCCCCCGGCCGCCACCGCGCCGCGATCCCCGCCGCCGTCGACCGGCTCGTGCTGCACCTGCTGGAGAAGGAGCCCGCGGACCGGCCCGCCGACACGGCCGAGGTCATCGAGGCGATCACGATCCTGCTGGAGACCGGTCTGCGGAGCCGCCGGTCCGAGCCGCCCCGAGCGGCGCCCCGGAGCCTGCACGTCGCCGAGACCGAGACCGCGGTGCGGGCCGAACCGGCGGGCCCGTTCCCGCCGACGGTGCTCGACGCGCCCCCGGCCGATGCACCCCCGGCCGACGCGCCCCCGGCGGACCCGCCGGCCGTTCCGCGGGTCGGCCGGGTGCCGGCCCGGCGCGGGCCCGAACCGGCCGAGGGCGAACCGGCCGAGGTCGAACCGTCCGAGGGCGAACCGGAGTTCGAGACGGAGGGGGCGCCGGAGGGCGGGGGCGAGGCGCCGGCGAAGAAGCCGTCGATGGCCTCCGGCCGGAGCGCGCTGGTGGGTGCCGTGCTGATCTGCGTCCAACTGGTCGCCCTCGCCGCGTGGTCCGTGCTCTGGGCGGTCCCGGTCTCCCTCCTCGCCTTCTTCGGCCTGGTCTTCCTGATCGAGGTCGACGGGGCCGGGACGGAGGGCGACGAGAGCATGGCGGGGTGCTTCGTCGCCCTGGGCGCGGGGACGTTCTCCGCCCTGCTGCTCCTGTTCGCCTCGCCGCTGTCCTGGTGGGCGGCGCTGCCCCTGGGCTGTGCGACGGGCCCCGCCCTGTGGGGAGCGCAGCGGCCGCTCGTGCGCTGGCTCGGCCGGGCCCTCATCCGGCGGCGGGCCGATGTGCAGGGGGCGGTCGGCGTGGGCCTGGTGAACGGCGCCGTGGCGACCGGCCTGCTCACCGGTACCCGGGCGCCCGCCCTGCTCACGGTGCTTCTCGGCCTGTTCGTCTGGGTGGCCGCCTCCGGGGCGCTGACCCTCCTGCTGCCGCTCCACCGACCGGCCGGGGACGGCGACGACCGGCCGGCCCGGGCGGGCAAGCACCGCTGA